From the genome of Candidatus Schekmanbacteria bacterium RIFCSPLOWO2_02_FULL_38_14, one region includes:
- a CDS encoding phosphoglycerate mutase (catalyzes the interconversion of 3-phosphoglycerate and 2-phosphoglycerate; this enzyme does not require the cofactor 2,3-bisphosphoglycerate as a phosphate donor; BPG-independent PGAM; aPGAM) produces the protein MVPFNIMKNLSTPTDSKILFIVLDGLSGLPDEKRGKTELEQANIPNLDSLAADSVCGMSVPVAHGITPGSGPSHLSLFGYDPLKYEVGRGILEALGIDFPLEPSDVAFRINFATVDENNIVTDRRAGRISSEKCKEICEELDKIKIEGVEIFVRAVKEHRAAMILRGKGLAGNIADTDPQRIGLKVKKVIAIDSESKKTAALADEFVERAKEVLKKHYPANMLMLRGASKHEEFPSMQEIYKLNPAAIATYPMYKGIVRLIGMNVLDAGETYETEIETLKSNFSKYDFFYFHYKKTDSTGEDGDFERKVKALEDFDKKLPEILSLNPDVVVLTGDHSTPSVLKAHSWHSVPVLINSKYCRKDEVKVFNETECTKGGLGTIQATDIMPLAMANALKLLKFGA, from the coding sequence ATGGTCCCATTTAATATAATGAAAAACCTTTCAACGCCAACTGATTCAAAAATACTGTTTATAGTCCTTGATGGATTAAGCGGGCTTCCTGATGAAAAGAGAGGGAAAACAGAGCTTGAACAAGCCAACATACCAAACCTTGACTCCCTTGCAGCAGATTCAGTTTGCGGAATGTCAGTTCCTGTTGCCCATGGAATTACTCCGGGAAGCGGTCCATCCCACCTCTCACTTTTTGGATATGACCCTCTAAAATACGAAGTCGGCAGAGGTATTCTTGAAGCGCTTGGAATAGACTTCCCCCTTGAGCCTTCTGATGTAGCCTTCAGAATAAATTTTGCAACAGTTGATGAAAACAATATTGTTACTGACAGAAGGGCTGGAAGGATAAGCTCAGAAAAATGTAAGGAAATCTGCGAAGAACTTGATAAAATAAAAATAGAAGGGGTTGAAATTTTTGTAAGGGCTGTAAAGGAACACAGGGCTGCGATGATTCTGAGAGGAAAAGGGCTTGCAGGAAACATTGCAGACACTGACCCTCAAAGGATAGGACTTAAAGTAAAAAAAGTTATTGCCATTGACAGTGAAAGCAAGAAAACAGCAGCTCTTGCAGATGAATTTGTAGAAAGGGCAAAAGAGGTTTTAAAAAAACATTATCCTGCAAATATGCTTATGTTAAGAGGTGCGTCAAAGCACGAGGAATTTCCATCAATGCAGGAAATCTACAAATTAAATCCTGCAGCCATTGCTACTTACCCTATGTACAAGGGAATTGTAAGGCTTATTGGGATGAATGTCCTTGACGCAGGAGAAACTTATGAAACTGAAATAGAAACTCTTAAAAGCAATTTTTCTAAATATGACTTTTTCTATTTCCATTACAAAAAAACCGACTCAACAGGCGAAGACGGAGACTTTGAAAGAAAAGTCAAAGCCCTTGAGGATTTTGACAAGAAACTTCCTGAGATTTTATCGCTGAACCCCGATGTGGTTGTCCTGACAGGAGACCACTCCACACCATCTGTGCTCAAAGCCCATAGCTGGCATTCTGTGCCTGTCCTGATTAACTCAAAATACTGCAGAAAAGATGAAGTGAAAGTTTTTAATGAAACAGAATGTACAAAAGGCGGTCTTGGCACAATTCAGGCAACTGATATAATGCCTCTTGCTATGGCAAATGCGCTGAAGCTGCTGAAGTTTGGAGCGTAG